One genomic region from Sphingobacterium sp. UGAL515B_05 encodes:
- a CDS encoding NAD(P)/FAD-dependent oxidoreductase, which produces MQKEIEIAILPERIEDEQYIIQQGIKALRVQPQQIKGYKIRKRSIDARSKQVVYRARVIYYIDELPVPEIYSNNFKSVKDGKPVIIIGAGPAGIFAAIRCIERGLKPIVIERGKKVQDRRRDLAKLNREGIVNPESNYCFGEGGAGTYSDGKLYTRSNKRGDVDKVLNLFVSHGATTDILVNARPHIGTNKLPHIIEAMRESVLEFGGEFHFDQRVDDILESFGHVRGVKLASGEEIKADHVIVATGHSARDIFELFHRNNWLIEAKAFALGVRIEHPQSIIDQAQYHCQVRSEHLPPAYYSLVEQVNDRGVFSFCMCPGGVIAPCATDVDEIVVNGWSPSKRNNPHANSGTVIQINLEDVANAHKDPFALLNFQKEIERKAFAVGGGKLVAPAQRMVDFVEGRVSMDLPENSYKPGTASADLTEVLPAFVHEALRGALPIFGKKMKGYYTNEAILVGVESRTSSPIRIPRNKEDLQHPQVKGLYPCGEGAGYAGGIISAAIDGINCVDAINLS; this is translated from the coding sequence ATGCAAAAAGAAATCGAAATTGCGATACTTCCAGAAAGGATCGAGGACGAACAGTACATTATACAGCAGGGCATAAAAGCTTTACGCGTTCAACCCCAGCAAATCAAAGGTTATAAAATCCGGAAACGTTCGATTGATGCCCGAAGCAAACAGGTGGTCTACCGGGCAAGGGTTATCTACTATATCGATGAACTGCCTGTTCCTGAAATCTATTCGAATAATTTCAAATCCGTTAAAGACGGAAAACCAGTGATTATTATTGGTGCAGGCCCTGCCGGCATATTTGCGGCTATCCGCTGCATTGAGCGTGGGCTCAAACCAATTGTAATCGAACGCGGTAAGAAAGTACAGGACCGTAGACGCGATCTCGCAAAGCTGAACCGGGAAGGCATCGTAAATCCCGAATCAAACTACTGTTTTGGTGAAGGTGGAGCCGGAACTTACTCCGACGGGAAACTATATACACGTTCCAATAAAAGAGGTGATGTAGACAAAGTGCTCAATCTTTTTGTCTCCCATGGTGCTACGACAGATATTCTAGTCAATGCACGGCCACATATTGGTACAAATAAACTACCGCATATTATTGAAGCAATGCGTGAGAGTGTTCTTGAATTTGGGGGTGAATTTCATTTTGACCAACGTGTCGACGACATTTTAGAATCTTTCGGTCATGTGCGCGGTGTCAAGTTAGCCAGTGGCGAAGAAATTAAGGCCGATCATGTCATCGTAGCAACAGGACACTCTGCACGGGACATCTTTGAGCTTTTTCACCGTAATAATTGGCTGATCGAGGCCAAAGCCTTTGCATTGGGTGTTCGCATCGAACATCCGCAGTCAATCATTGATCAAGCGCAATACCATTGTCAGGTTAGAAGCGAGCATTTACCCCCTGCATATTATAGTTTGGTTGAACAGGTTAATGACCGTGGGGTATTTTCATTCTGCATGTGCCCAGGTGGCGTTATTGCTCCCTGTGCAACAGATGTGGATGAAATCGTTGTCAACGGATGGTCCCCATCCAAACGAAATAATCCGCACGCCAATTCAGGTACCGTCATTCAGATTAACCTTGAAGACGTTGCCAATGCACATAAGGATCCTTTTGCATTACTTAATTTTCAAAAAGAGATCGAGCGAAAGGCTTTTGCTGTAGGTGGTGGTAAACTTGTTGCTCCCGCACAACGTATGGTCGACTTTGTCGAAGGGCGTGTATCGATGGATCTGCCAGAAAACTCCTACAAACCCGGAACAGCTTCTGCAGATCTCACCGAAGTGCTACCTGCTTTCGTTCATGAAGCATTACGCGGTGCACTGCCCATCTTTGGCAAAAAGATGAAAGGGTATTATACCAATGAAGCAATTTTGGTTGGTGTAGAATCACGGACATCTTCACCAATTCGGATTCCTCGAAATAAAGAAGATTTACAACACCCTCAGGTCAAAGGACTTTACCCTTGTGGTGAGGGTGCAGGTTATGCCGGAGGCATCATTTCAGCGGCTATAGACGGTATTAATTGTGTTGATGCAATCAATTTAAGTTAA
- a CDS encoding LemA family protein codes for MKRFLVALCGLFALVSLNSCGYNTMVSQDENVKGKWAQVENAYQRRADLVPNLVNTVKGAAKHEESTLTAVVEARAKATSVTINADDLSEENIAKFQKVQDEFSGSLSRLLASVEAYPDLKANQNFLELQAQLEGTENRISTERRSYNEAVQQYNTTVRSFPNNLMAGMFGFKAKGTFTAAPGSDKAPTVSF; via the coding sequence ATTAAAAGATTTTTGGTCGCCCTATGTGGTTTATTTGCATTAGTATCATTAAACTCCTGTGGCTACAATACGATGGTCTCACAAGATGAGAATGTGAAAGGAAAATGGGCACAAGTTGAAAATGCGTATCAACGTCGTGCGGATCTAGTTCCAAATTTGGTTAATACGGTAAAAGGAGCGGCAAAACACGAAGAAAGTACATTGACGGCCGTTGTAGAGGCAAGAGCTAAAGCAACTTCGGTGACGATTAATGCCGACGATTTGTCTGAGGAGAATATTGCCAAGTTTCAAAAAGTTCAGGATGAATTCAGCGGTTCGTTGAGCCGTCTTTTGGCGTCGGTTGAAGCTTATCCTGATTTGAAGGCGAATCAGAACTTCCTGGAATTACAGGCGCAGTTGGAAGGTACTGAAAATCGTATTTCAACAGAACGTAGATCTTACAATGAAGCGGTACAGCAATATAATACCACCGTACGTAGTTTCCCGAATAATTTAATGGCGGGTATGTTCGGATTTAAGGCGAAAGGTACATTTACTGCAGCCCCAGGTTCGGATAAAGCGCCAACGGTATCATTCTAA
- a CDS encoding TPM domain-containing protein, translating into MALNSEEQEKIVHAINVAENETSGEIRVVVENHCPDEIHDRATYYFSKLGMHKTTLKNGVLIYIALEDHKFSIIGDKGIHQRVESDFWNSTKDLMVAEFRVNRIVEGLVKGIEHAGKQLAKFFPREHDDINELPNDIVFGDR; encoded by the coding sequence ATGGCATTAAATTCTGAAGAACAAGAGAAGATCGTTCACGCCATTAATGTGGCTGAAAACGAGACTTCTGGTGAGATTCGTGTAGTGGTAGAAAATCATTGCCCCGATGAGATACATGATCGTGCAACCTATTATTTTTCCAAATTGGGCATGCATAAGACCACGTTGAAAAACGGTGTTCTTATCTATATCGCGCTTGAGGATCATAAATTTTCCATTATCGGCGATAAGGGAATCCACCAACGTGTAGAAAGTGATTTTTGGAACAGTACCAAAGATCTTATGGTGGCGGAGTTTCGGGTGAACCGTATTGTTGAGGGCTTGGTCAAGGGGATCGAGCATGCGGGTAAACAATTGGCAAAATTCTTTCCGCGTGAACACGATGACATCAATGAGCTTCCAAATGATATTGTTTTTGGAGACCGTTAA
- a CDS encoding TPM domain-containing protein, with translation MKFVSRLFSRIRIPAMAMLLFMLSIATVLGQDFPETSNRLVNDYTNTLTASQKELLEQKLLAFEDSASTQIAVVMMNSTGGYDISDYAVRLAKKWGIGNKKYNNGILLLVALGDRAVTIQTGYGIEGAVPDAIAYRIIENDIKPAFRQGDYYKGVDDATSSLISYTKGEYKADPKQPKGKGSGSVMFVIIIVIFLIVIFSNRGGRGGGGGGRVMNGRGASDIFWWTLLNGLGGGGGRGGGGGFGGGSGGGFGGFGGGDFGGGGASGRW, from the coding sequence ATGAAATTTGTATCGAGATTATTTTCCCGGATTCGAATCCCTGCTATGGCTATGTTGCTTTTTATGCTGTCGATAGCCACAGTATTGGGTCAAGATTTCCCAGAAACATCAAACAGACTTGTCAATGATTATACAAACACATTGACAGCAAGTCAGAAGGAATTATTGGAGCAGAAGCTATTGGCATTTGAGGATTCCGCATCTACGCAAATTGCTGTGGTTATGATGAATTCTACCGGCGGCTATGATATTTCTGATTATGCAGTCCGTTTAGCGAAAAAATGGGGTATTGGGAATAAAAAGTATAATAACGGTATTCTGTTGTTGGTAGCCCTGGGAGATCGTGCGGTAACTATTCAAACAGGTTATGGTATAGAAGGGGCTGTCCCCGATGCTATTGCCTATCGTATTATTGAAAATGATATCAAGCCGGCTTTTCGTCAGGGAGATTACTACAAGGGAGTCGACGATGCGACAAGTTCCTTAATTTCCTACACAAAAGGCGAATACAAAGCGGATCCAAAACAACCGAAAGGAAAGGGATCAGGCTCGGTGATGTTTGTGATTATTATTGTGATATTCTTGATTGTTATTTTCTCCAATCGTGGTGGCCGCGGTGGCGGTGGTGGCGGTCGTGTGATGAATGGACGTGGCGCTTCTGATATCTTTTGGTGGACATTGCTGAATGGTCTTGGCGGCGGTGGCGGCCGAGGTGGCGGCGGTGGCTTCGGCGGCGGCTCAGGTGGCGGTTTTGGCGGTTTCGGTGGCGGTGATTTTGGCGGTGGCGGTGCTTCAGGACGTTGGTAA
- a CDS encoding TlpA disulfide reductase family protein translates to MKKGILMGLSFLPALLMAQESYTVTGKVNTTSDKAKVFMQYPANGTRQTDSAMVVKGEFKFNGQVASPTKGMMIYSPEGLSFAELRNSQKQPETAQLYLSKGVIKVDATKGFKNATVSGTALNDDLTQYKAFVKPHTDAFEALNQQYYAASETQKQDPKFIEGLQKQAGEISEKMEKADAEFINKNPKSWSTLDLLSENVNGENVNEYVTSFEKLSPELKNSEKGKELAERIQKLKAVAVGSVAPDFTLPDTTGKNISLSSLRGKYVLLDFWASWCSPCRHENPNVVAAFNKFKEKGFTVFGVSLDNPGKKEAWLKAIHDDNLQQWPHVSDLQGWKSAPVKLYEVRGIPQNFLIDPSGKIVASNLRGEALEAKLAELLK, encoded by the coding sequence ATGAAAAAGGGAATATTAATGGGTTTAAGCTTTTTACCAGCCTTGTTAATGGCACAAGAAAGCTACACAGTTACAGGAAAGGTAAACACGACGTCAGACAAAGCGAAAGTGTTTATGCAATATCCGGCTAACGGAACTCGTCAGACAGATTCTGCAATGGTCGTAAAAGGTGAGTTTAAATTCAATGGACAAGTGGCTTCGCCAACCAAGGGTATGATGATCTATTCACCGGAAGGCTTATCTTTCGCTGAACTTAGAAATAGTCAAAAGCAGCCTGAAACAGCACAGCTGTATCTTTCGAAAGGAGTGATCAAAGTCGATGCAACCAAAGGATTCAAAAATGCAACCGTCTCGGGTACAGCGCTCAATGATGATCTGACGCAGTACAAGGCTTTTGTGAAACCTCATACAGATGCGTTCGAGGCGTTGAACCAACAATATTACGCGGCTTCGGAGACTCAAAAACAGGATCCTAAATTCATCGAAGGTTTGCAAAAACAGGCTGGTGAGATTTCCGAAAAAATGGAAAAAGCAGATGCTGAATTTATTAACAAAAATCCAAAAAGCTGGTCCACGTTGGATTTGCTATCTGAGAATGTCAACGGTGAGAACGTCAATGAATATGTGACTTCTTTTGAGAAATTGTCTCCTGAATTGAAAAATTCTGAAAAAGGGAAGGAATTGGCTGAGCGTATCCAGAAATTGAAAGCAGTGGCAGTTGGTTCTGTTGCGCCTGACTTTACATTGCCTGATACAACAGGAAAAAATATTTCATTGTCTTCATTAAGAGGTAAATATGTCCTGTTGGATTTTTGGGCAAGCTGGTGTAGTCCTTGTCGCCACGAAAACCCGAATGTCGTTGCGGCTTTCAATAAATTTAAGGAGAAAGGATTTACCGTATTTGGTGTTTCTTTAGACAATCCAGGTAAAAAAGAGGCATGGCTAAAAGCAATCCATGATGATAATTTACAACAATGGCCACACGTTTCGGACCTACAGGGCTGGAAATCGGCTCCGGTCAAACTATATGAGGTGCGAGGTATTCCGCAAAACTTCTTAATCGATCCTTCAGGTAAAATTGTCGCATCAAATTTAAGAGGTGAGGCTTTGGAAGCTAAGTTAGCTGAATTGCTGAAATAA
- the pfkA gene encoding 6-phosphofructokinase, whose protein sequence is MSNIKKIAVLTSGGDAPGMNAGIRAVVRAGIYNNLEVFGVRRGYDGLVNGEIIPMDAKSVANIIQRGGTILKTARSEAFKTIEGRKQAYENLRSHGIDAMVVIGGDGTFTGASKFIEEFDFPIIGLPGTIDNDLAGTDFTIGYDTAINTVIQAVDKIRDTAESHDRLFVIEVMGRDSGLIAVRSGISTGAEAVLVPEFEVDYDAIMKRLDKSRKNKSSRIIIVAEGDKEGGMVVSEKIKENFPHYDVRLSILGHIQRGGSPTCMDRVLASRLGVASVEALLQGRRGEMAGLICSEVRFTPFKSAIKHNVKMNEDLLRIIEILSL, encoded by the coding sequence ATGAGTAACATTAAAAAAATTGCTGTTTTGACATCTGGAGGAGATGCTCCAGGAATGAATGCTGGTATCCGCGCTGTTGTTAGAGCGGGAATCTACAATAATCTTGAAGTATTTGGCGTACGCAGAGGGTATGATGGTCTCGTTAATGGTGAGATTATCCCTATGGATGCTAAATCTGTAGCCAATATCATACAACGTGGTGGTACTATTCTAAAAACTGCGCGTAGCGAGGCCTTCAAAACTATTGAAGGACGCAAACAGGCGTATGAGAATTTGCGTAGTCATGGCATTGATGCCATGGTTGTCATTGGCGGCGACGGTACTTTTACCGGAGCATCCAAATTTATAGAAGAATTCGATTTTCCTATCATTGGGCTTCCAGGCACAATTGATAATGATTTGGCCGGCACAGACTTTACGATTGGTTATGATACAGCCATTAATACCGTTATTCAAGCTGTAGACAAAATTCGCGATACTGCTGAGTCTCATGATAGACTTTTTGTGATCGAAGTGATGGGGCGCGACTCTGGTCTTATCGCTGTTCGTTCTGGTATCAGTACCGGTGCTGAAGCAGTTCTGGTTCCTGAGTTCGAGGTAGACTATGATGCAATCATGAAAAGGCTTGACAAAAGCCGTAAAAATAAATCATCCCGCATTATTATCGTCGCGGAAGGTGACAAAGAAGGCGGAATGGTAGTTTCGGAAAAAATCAAGGAAAATTTCCCACATTACGATGTTAGATTATCAATTTTAGGACATATTCAACGTGGCGGAAGCCCAACATGCATGGACCGCGTGCTAGCCAGCAGGCTTGGAGTTGCATCTGTGGAGGCCTTATTACAAGGTCGCAGAGGTGAAATGGCCGGACTGATTTGCAGTGAAGTAAGATTCACTCCTTTTAAGAGCGCGATCAAACATAACGTAAAAATGAATGAAGATCTGCTTCGTATTATTGAGATCCTTTCTTTGTAA
- a CDS encoding protein-disulfide reductase DsbD family protein encodes MLKNTFILLLIAFFSLSLTTATFASAQDSLTSTEGLQFESSPDTGTTVEAVPEDLNFTASPDTMVSQDSSKIAPAKANASSGNQESGKKSLWSIFIAGLVGGFAALLMPCIFPMLPLTVSYFTKQAGSRASGISKALLYGLFIIVIYVALGMIITISFGSDALNALSTNGVFNFLFFLLLVVFAASFFGAFEITLPSSFVNKMDAKSDKGGLVGLFFMAFSLSLVSFSCTGPIIGTLLVEAASKGERLGPAVGMLGFSIALAIPFGLFAMFPSMLKSLPKSGGWLNSVKVVLGFLELALALKFLSNVDLAYHWNWLDREVFLSLWIAIFSMMGLYLIGKIKFSHDSELKFLSVPRTILAIIVFSFVIYMVPGLWGAPLKSISAFLPPSATQDFDLSAGIAAAPTHNDGKVKKYAEIFHERGTPKGFDPYYDYEEALAASKEQNKPVLIDFTGWNCVNCRKMEANVWTDPAVAKLLKEEFIMAELFVDDKTELPANEQFVSKYSGKKIKTIGNKNSDFQASAFDSNSQPLYVIVDASGTVLVPKTGANYNVAEYTAFLQSGIDAFKAQK; translated from the coding sequence CTTTTGCCTCAGCACAAGATAGTTTAACAAGTACAGAAGGGCTTCAATTTGAATCATCACCGGATACAGGTACCACTGTTGAAGCGGTACCTGAGGATCTAAATTTTACAGCTTCACCTGACACAATGGTTAGTCAGGATAGCAGTAAAATCGCTCCAGCTAAGGCAAACGCTTCCTCCGGGAATCAAGAATCAGGAAAAAAATCACTTTGGAGTATCTTTATCGCCGGATTAGTTGGCGGCTTCGCAGCGCTACTCATGCCTTGTATATTCCCAATGCTCCCTCTTACCGTAAGTTATTTTACAAAACAGGCCGGAAGCCGCGCAAGCGGTATCAGCAAGGCACTCCTATATGGTCTCTTCATTATTGTGATCTACGTCGCTTTAGGAATGATTATTACGATTTCCTTCGGTTCGGATGCCTTGAATGCTTTATCGACAAACGGGGTATTTAATTTCCTATTCTTCCTCTTATTGGTTGTTTTTGCCGCGTCCTTTTTTGGTGCTTTTGAAATCACGTTACCAAGTTCTTTCGTCAATAAAATGGATGCCAAATCCGACAAAGGTGGTCTTGTGGGACTTTTCTTTATGGCATTCAGCCTTTCACTGGTCTCTTTCTCCTGTACTGGCCCCATTATTGGCACCTTATTGGTCGAAGCGGCCTCGAAAGGAGAACGCTTAGGTCCAGCAGTCGGTATGCTTGGTTTTTCTATAGCTCTTGCAATTCCTTTTGGCTTATTTGCGATGTTCCCTTCGATGTTAAAATCCCTACCAAAATCAGGTGGCTGGCTAAATTCGGTGAAGGTTGTACTTGGCTTCTTAGAGCTCGCACTAGCGCTGAAATTCTTATCAAATGTAGATTTGGCTTACCATTGGAATTGGCTAGATCGAGAAGTGTTCTTATCGCTATGGATTGCTATCTTTAGTATGATGGGCTTATATCTTATTGGAAAGATCAAGTTTTCACATGACAGCGAATTAAAATTCCTCTCTGTACCGAGAACTATTCTCGCTATCATTGTATTTTCCTTCGTTATCTATATGGTACCGGGCCTATGGGGAGCTCCGCTAAAATCAATTTCAGCCTTCTTGCCACCTTCGGCAACACAGGACTTTGACCTGTCGGCAGGAATAGCAGCCGCTCCTACACACAATGATGGCAAGGTTAAAAAATACGCGGAGATTTTTCACGAACGTGGTACACCAAAAGGATTTGATCCTTATTATGATTATGAAGAGGCTCTCGCAGCTTCAAAAGAACAGAATAAACCGGTATTAATTGATTTTACGGGCTGGAATTGTGTCAATTGCCGAAAAATGGAGGCAAATGTCTGGACTGATCCCGCGGTTGCCAAACTACTGAAGGAAGAATTTATTATGGCCGAATTGTTTGTCGATGATAAAACAGAATTACCGGCAAACGAACAATTCGTTTCAAAATATAGTGGCAAAAAAATTAAAACTATAGGTAATAAAAACAGTGATTTCCAAGCATCAGCTTTCGACAGTAATTCGCAACCACTCTATGTTATCGTCGATGCATCAGGAACAGTATTAGTTCCAAAAACGGGCGCAAACTATAATGTCGCGGAATATACTGCGTTTTTACAGAGCGGAATTGACGCCTTTAAGGCACAAAAATAA